A region from the Colwellia sp. PAMC 21821 genome encodes:
- the glmU gene encoding bifunctional UDP-N-acetylglucosamine diphosphorylase/glucosamine-1-phosphate N-acetyltransferase GlmU gives MALSVVILAAGKGTRMRSALPKVLHPVAEKPMVSHVIDAARQVDSENIYLVYGFGGEVLKAKVTGDDLTFVEQKEQLGTGHAVDMASPFLSDDEDVLVLYGDVPLTKVSTLQRLIAAKPDNGMALLTVHLANPAGYGRIMRDSSGTVVGIVEQKDATAEQLLVNEANTGILLANGGDLKRWLANLSSDNAQGEYYLTDIIAACHQEGKLIATAHPDSEIEVEGANNRVQLAGLERAYQRRKAEELMIAGATLRDPSRVDIRGNVTVGQEVVIDVNCIFEGNVDIADNAIIGANCILKNCTIGQGAEVKPNTMIEGAIIGELASVGPFARIRPGSVLKRDAHVGNFVEMKKTTLGEGAKAGHLSYLGDAEIGANANIGAGTITCNYDGVNKAKTIIGAGAFIGSNASLVAPVTIGAMATTAAGSVIVQNVDDHELSVARGKQRNITGWKRPTKK, from the coding sequence ATGGCTCTCTCTGTTGTTATCTTAGCTGCGGGTAAAGGCACTCGCATGCGCTCTGCTTTACCTAAAGTTCTTCATCCCGTTGCTGAAAAGCCAATGGTATCTCATGTAATTGACGCAGCGCGCCAAGTAGATAGTGAAAATATCTATCTAGTTTACGGTTTTGGTGGCGAAGTACTTAAAGCTAAAGTTACCGGTGACGATTTAACCTTTGTTGAACAGAAAGAGCAATTAGGCACAGGCCACGCGGTTGATATGGCGTCACCCTTTTTATCTGACGATGAAGATGTGCTAGTGCTTTATGGCGATGTACCTTTAACTAAAGTTAGTACATTACAACGTTTAATTGCCGCTAAGCCTGACAATGGCATGGCGTTATTAACGGTACATTTAGCTAACCCTGCAGGCTATGGTCGTATTATGCGCGATAGTTCAGGCACAGTAGTTGGCATTGTTGAACAAAAAGATGCCACAGCCGAGCAACTATTAGTGAATGAAGCTAACACCGGTATTTTATTAGCTAATGGCGGTGACTTAAAACGCTGGTTAGCGAATTTATCAAGCGATAATGCCCAAGGCGAATATTACTTAACGGATATTATCGCTGCCTGTCATCAAGAAGGTAAATTAATAGCTACGGCTCATCCTGATAGCGAAATTGAAGTAGAAGGCGCAAATAACCGTGTGCAACTTGCCGGTTTAGAGCGCGCTTATCAAAGAAGAAAAGCAGAAGAGTTAATGATTGCTGGCGCGACTTTACGTGACCCTAGCCGTGTTGATATTCGTGGTAACGTTACTGTTGGCCAAGAAGTGGTGATCGACGTGAACTGTATTTTCGAAGGTAATGTTGATATTGCAGATAATGCGATTATTGGTGCTAATTGTATTTTGAAAAACTGTACTATTGGCCAAGGTGCAGAAGTTAAACCAAACACTATGATTGAAGGTGCTATTATTGGCGAATTGGCCTCAGTTGGACCGTTTGCTCGCATTCGCCCTGGCTCTGTATTAAAGCGTGATGCCCATGTTGGTAATTTTGTTGAAATGAAAAAAACCACCTTAGGTGAAGGGGCAAAAGCTGGGCATTTAAGTTATTTGGGCGATGCAGAAATAGGCGCTAACGCTAACATTGGTGCCGGTACTATTACCTGTAACTACGATGGTGTGAATAAAGCTAAAACTATTATTGGCGCAGGTGCGTTTATAGGCTCAAATGCCTCGTTAGTCGCACCCGTTACTATTGGTGCAATGGCAACAACCGCTGCTGGTTCGGTTATTGTTCAAAATGTTGATGATCATGAACTCAGTGTTGCGCGTGGTAAGCAGCGTAATATTACGGGTTGGAAACGACCGACTAAAAAGTAG